The Clarias gariepinus isolate MV-2021 ecotype Netherlands chromosome 26, CGAR_prim_01v2, whole genome shotgun sequence sequence CAAGTCTCTCATGAAGAgacagaaaagcaagaccaaaactcacctctgctgcagaagagaagttaatttagagttaccagccacagaaatcaccaattaacaaacagcatctcagattatAAAGGCTGTACAGgacataagtagcagatacatctcaatatcaactgttcaaaggagattattgtttttttgatgccttcagtattgttatACAATGTAGCAAGAAATAACTAATCAGGAAAGATCATGgatttagaaggtgtgtccaaacataATAGTTCAAACTTCTCATCACTTTAACTGTACATTGAATAGATTAGGATTAGAGTCACATTACAAACAAATCAGTTTTGGAGTTTGAAGGGTGCTGGTAAAGAGGTAGTAGGTGTGTAAGATCTGTTTTAGTTCTAAGGCATTCCAAAGAGTTCTGTTTACATTGTGCTTTAGTATACAGTAGTGGCAAGTATTTGTACAAATACTCTGTATCGAACTTCTTTTGTACTCAGACTAGCAAAAAGCGATATCGGTGCGTGCTTATTTCTATTCAACGTCACACCAAAGCATTGACAGATCCTTATCTGAATGCTCAGAGGGTATGACTGTGGTGGTGGTTAAACTTTAGTCCACAGGTTTGTATTAATAGGTTATTGCATCTATGGCAAAACTTTATTACGCGCCAcgctatttttatttaattttttttaagcatagatgtttttctttcttcaccTTTATGTAATTGCATGCTTTTTTCCCCCGTTTCTAGCCATTAGATTTAAAGGCGAGCAAACTGTGCATTCACATCTTTGCTCTTAGTGATGATGGACCAAGCATGCTGAACCTGGAGGAGGAGTCGATATCTGCAGCCAATCACTGGCTCCTGCCAGCAGGTTCGGTGGCACTGCATGTCCTCAACTCCTGCATCTGTTTATCTTTAATTAGTTCTATTTTGTCCGATTCGATGTGTGTTCATTTCCACAGATATTCCTACGGACACTTTGTTGAAATCATTAGCCACAGTTTGTTCTCAAAATGGTTTTCGGAGGTAAAATTGGTTACTGGTCAATGAAGTGATTAAAATCACACACTGTTGGGTAAAATAACACTTGCTTTGTGTTTTGCAGAGTGGAAAACTCGTCACAAAGATGTTCCAGAAGATTCAAGAGCTAATTGATGAGAGAGAGGCGCTCATTGATGATCATTGATGAGGTAAACTTGATTCTGTTAATGTTTAGATTAGACATGATTGTCAAAACCTGCGCATGTTTGCAcctgttaagtgtgtgtgtgcaagtgggTTTGTACCTGTACATCGTTGAAAGTTTGTCTAAGGTTTATTGAAGTAGTAGGACAAAAGAgtcttgtttatttaaacacaataaaaatgtcatataaACTCTAAATGCCTTCCAGTGATGTTTCCAagataattatacagtatgtactattatacagtacagtattatcCGGAGCGGTgtaatttattatcattattagctGCATTTATCAGATGTGGTTGAACGCTGTGGTGTTTGTGTGCAGGTGGAGAGTCTTACTGCAGCCAGAAACGCCTCTCAGGCTGGAACCGAACCATCAGATGCCATCCGAGTGGTCAACTCTGTCCTTACCCAGCTTGACCAGATCAAACGGTAGGGgttgggtgtatgtgtgtgagagagagagaaaggaaaaggagtgtgagaaagggagagagagggctAGAGAGGAAAAGGAGTGAGAGATCCCTCAGggagagagaaatgaaaagtGAGGGAGATATGGAGTTAGGGATCCTTCGTGGAGAGATAGAGTAAAACATGTGAGAGAAAGTGTGAAAGATCCAGGGAGGgaatgagggagagagagctaGAAACTGGCAAAAAGATTAGTGCTTGAAGGACACACGGAGAGAAAGTGTGGAAAGAGACAGTGGtggaaaagaaggagagagagtcACAGAGTGAGAAAGACCTAAAAAAAAGAGTCAGACAGAATGAGAAACTGAGCCACAGACCAAAcgattgagagagagaaagagagagagtgtttttAGTGTATATCTCTTATTTACTGCtatctaatttattatttttttggtctgaGAAATGGTGTGGAATACTTGTTTtgataaaattataaaagtgTGTTAACTTTGTCTCAAAGTAGTTGAGATGAATAGTCTAAAACTAGAAGCATTAAATAATTCTCTCTTGTGGCGTACAGACACCCGAACGTGGTGATCCTCACTACCTCAAACGACATTTAGAAGATCGACCTGGCCTTCGTGGACAGGGCGGATATAAAACAGTATATCGGCTTGCCGAGTGCCCAGGCCATCTTTAACATCTACCTGTCGTGTCTGGAGGAGCTCATGAAGGTGCATGTTGTTTGAAGAGTAGCAGTATAATAAATTTTTGTAATATCAGTGTTTGATATCTGTTTAGGGGCAACTACACTCtacaatatctttttttttttttcatccagcGGCAGATCATATACCCACGGCAGCAGCTGCTGATCCTTGTGGAGCTCAGTACTTTGGATTATATCGAGAGTGAAGTGACCAAGCTCAGCCTGTGTCTGCAGGAGATCGCAGAGTGAGTTCTCAACCGATTATCTGTCAATCTTGGGTTTACAGATTCAGTTTAACTGCTGCCTTTCAGTGTACTGCTGCCTTTATCTCCTGACCCTCGTGAAGAGTCCATATGTATGGAGATTAGATTTAACCAAACCGATGATAAAATCCATCTGTAACTGAACTAATAACACTGGTTGTAGATCTGAACAAACCAGTTGTAGTGTTGGTTTGGGAAAAAACCTAAGatgtaaataattatgtaaCGGGTCTCTGTCACATGATCCTAACTCCAGCATGACTGGGTTTAAGGTCCTATTCGCACAGGAGTAGTAATATCTCGAGACGCCCCCCAGCCCCTCAGAAATCCATGTGATGCATGAAAGACATGCTGTGCTTCAGAGCTAACAGGCGCTCCTGCAAACAGAGGGGGGATACTAAGAGTTAGATGCAGATTTTTATATCGAATGAGGAGTCTGAATACAAAAAGGGCAGTGTGTTACTTTGCTCATCATCTTGAACCCAGTGTGAAGAAGCTTCTTAGCAGCTTTATAATGGACTGTCTCAGGTCTGTTATACACCATGACGTTGTCGCACATCAGCTTGAAGTCGGCCTAAATACCAGAAAGACAGTAACAACACCGATAACACATCAAATAAACTGTATACAATGAATTTAACAAGAGTGTAATGTCCAGTGTCCACTAATGCaacaaaaacatacaacataGGTCCCTTCTGGTCACGTGTTGATCGCTCAATGGTTCAGATCTACTTtggtataaatgtaaaaagtcaGTGTGGCTATACGTGAAATCGCCACACAAACGAATCACAATTCACAACTGATTCGTTTTTTTCCCTCATATCTATTATACACCTTTGTCTCTTGCAACATGTTTATTACACCAAAATATAGTAAGGAAATTAGACCACCTCAGCCACATCAGGAATGTGCTCCAAATACCTTAAACTCTGTGACCGTTTTGTAATCGTTCATAGCAATTTTGTCCTTCATGGTGCTGAAGTCCATGGGGTGTTTGATGATCATGGAGTATCCTGGTGCGATGGAGTCCGTCACGGGGAAGGCAAAATACCCACGAGGATCTTTCCTGAAGAGACACATACACGCCACCCGAAGGAAAGCACTGGATAAGTGAGGTTTTTCTGCAAACTTTTTAACATGACACTGCAATAATTTGATAGACAggactagggctgcaacaacatATCTATTACATTGATAAAAATCGATTACTAAAAGAGTTGGCAACAAATTTCATAATCGATTCGTTGTGTCGCGTGACACTaagacatttgattatttaagaaaaaaaactttagttaaGCGTGAAGCAGAGTGAACACACTTAGCCTCTCTCgcgcactgatgctagcagagttcAGCGCCCTTACACAAACCGAAAAACTTATcagtcgggatttatttttacttttttttaaagtgcaggttaatttgttttatttttacacaagattattagaaaattatttttatgtattttttttacaagtaaattatttttatgtattttttgggggggggctgtggaacaaataatttgagtttccattatctcttatggaaaaatttaatttggtttacgagtgttttgaaatacgagcccacttccggaatgaattatgctcgtaatccaaggctttactgtatatattcgtGCACAATGTTTGTGCACCTTCTAAagattttaattctgtttttgaataaagggttggaaataaatgcttttcttgttaattttttttttgctttttcatcCGATTCATCAATTATTTGGAAAAAATTATCGACAGattaatagattattaaaataatcgttagttgcagccctagacAGGACCTCTATGACACAGGGAAACGAGATGAGACACTGTGCAATGTGCATTATGTGATCAGACCTCTGCAGAAGACACAGGAAGTGCTCGAGGATCTGCTGGCGAGGCATGCTTTTGTTCTCTAAAACAACAGAGATACATTAGACATGTTAACAATCTTCAAATGTCTCCTGTAAAAGGATCTCATTGTCCAACATAACAGGATTCGGTTCACACGTTTTTGACACAGGTATTAAAAACACAGGAGACGTCGTCAAAGCCATGTGAATGGATTTCTTGTTGGAATAACAACATTTAACAGgagaactaaataaaaataaaaaaacgtctTCTGGGTTCACAAGgacattttttataatagtgACGTGTCAGTCGTGAACGATACGGCTCTTTCTTTTCTGCTCAACCCACATGTGATTGATCAACTACATGTCATgatgtgtggtggtgtgtgtgtgtgtacactgaaCAGGACAAGAGGGGCGGGGTTACAGAGACAAGAGACAAGACACAAAGAGACGGAAAAACAGGAGACAGCGAGACGAGAAAACATGGAAATGAGTTACAGCAGAAAACATTCAATTTGGAAGCATttcattgtaaataatttataaatataaaaatataattagagATTGGAAACTTTTTGTCTTACTGAGACAggtctttatttttctactttataatttatttttttagcattatGCTCCAGGTTAAGTTTAGTAAACCATATAaatgataaacattttatataatgtatgttgttaataattttacacgtcatttttaataataaattactttaAGCAATAAAAAATAGGAGGAGTCACTTTGGAGCCGGCTCTTCTTAGTGAGCCGAGCCAAAAGAGCCGAAATTCCCATCACTATTTCATAACgggtctatatacagtactgtatacacagtggaaccttggattgcaagtaatttGTCCTGCGAGCAATTTGCCAAACGAGCAAAAACTTGATAAATGAGTGAGGTCTTGACATACAAGTAGTATGCAtcgctttgtctgccgagcgtcatgtgatatatataatatatacgtGCACAATGTTAAAGATGGTGAAATATGGATGGTGTCATATGGATGGTGTTGGATGTTTACTGTGTTTCAGGGACACTAAATACACTAAAGGGCTACCTTGCTGAGTGCGGCAGGCTCTGATAGGACGGTCCACCTGCATCTCCGGCTCTACCTTCACGCTGGGGTAAAACTCTTTAGCCTCGGGCTCAAACttttccctcttcctctcctccACCACCACCTGCACAAAACAACTTCACCTTGAACTTCAAGGACAATCACAAACCATCAAACCTAAACTACATCAGTACCATTGTGTCTGTTGAGAAGCAGATAGTGACTTTACCTCGACAGGCTTTGTCAGGGTGAAGGGCTCAACCGGAGCGCTGGCTGCAGTTTCTAGCTTCTTCTTTTcatgctttttcttcttcttctcctgagTAATGTATTTCGACAGCCCAGTGATGTTAGAGGAAATACTAAGCGTTAGAGGCAGATTTTTATATCAGGGTGCATGAAAATGACAAACAAAATGGTAACAATGAGGAGTCTGAATACAAAAAGGGCAGTGTGTTACTTTGCTCATCATCATGAAGCCAGTGTGAAGAAGCTTCTTAGCAGCTTTATAATGGACTGTCTCAGGTCTGTTATACACCATGACGTTGTCGCACATCAGCTTGAAGTCGGCCTAAATACCAGAAAGACAGTAACAACACTGATTCCACATCAAATAAACTTTATACAATTAATTTAACAAGAGTTTAATGTCCAGTTTCCACTAatgcaacaaaaacacacatctatctactgtatctattagTGATGGGGGAAATAAatcaattcagttttttttgtgtagtgATTCATGTAtgaatccaattttttttttttctaataagttATATGTTTGCAAAAAGTGGTAAAAAGTTGctattcctctataatcctgcaggtggctcTAAACTATactcaaaaaaagcaaaaaaagaaacgtccctttttcaggacgtaaaaatgtaaaaatccaaataactttacagatcttcattgtaaagggtttaaacaatgttttccatgcatgttcaattaaccataatcaattaattaac is a genomic window containing:
- the LOC128513975 gene encoding bromodomain-containing protein 9-like, producing the protein MCDNVMVYNRPETVHYKAAKKLLHTGFMMMSKEKKKKKHEKKKLETAASAPVEPFTLTKPVEVVVEERKREKFEPEAKEFYPSVKVEPEMQVDRPIRACRTQQENKSMPRQQILEHFLCLLQRKDPRGYFAFPVTDSIAPGYSMIIKHPMDFSTMKDKIAMNDYKTVTEFKADFKLMCDNVMVYNRPETVHYKAAKKLLHTGFKMMSKERLLALKHSMSFMHHMDF